Proteins encoded by one window of Candidatus Zixiibacteriota bacterium:
- a CDS encoding hydantoinase/oxoprolinase family protein — protein sequence MSYIVGVDIGGTFTDCVVLDKKGNVTLGKALSTPEDFAAGALHALADAARNIGLSGEADLLNDTRLFFHACTVADNSLITRSGPKTGLLTTLGFGDTLLIMRGRTTEGLTESEAFRASGQSKPEPIIPRSLIEEVAERVDYKGSVLVRLEKEEIVRAVDALLGKGVESVAIALLWSLANDAHERALADYLKTRCPSIYLSLSSEVAPYLGEYERTATTAFNAYVGPRIAAYLRRLTELLRSKGLRRDPLVMQAYGGALDIDDTCRSAAGTIESGPAAGIIASRFLGETMGIENILTTDMGGTTFKVGVVRGGRVEKENKPVLMRYQLCLPKIWVESIGAGGGSIVWIDSETGLLKVGPHGAGSRPGPICYGLGGTEVTVSDADLILGYLNEECFLGGRMRLDRQRTLAAFEAKIAAPMKMTVPEAASGIFRITNAHMSDSIRRATVERGYDPREFTLFAFGGAAPVHAGRYAAELGIPEVVIPLTASVHSAAGLVSSDVVYEFGRSERLAVPAALSRVREQFALLTRKASESLKGAGFEGSDIAVARSLDMRYRQQVHELTIPLAPGTAEISEAELEEVYERFDRVYERTYGPGSGYREAGKEIMAFRVVATGRLPRPRLRKYPLRASRAGAALKGQRQAYFEEAGDFVSTKIYDYDRLSPGDEIEGPAVVETPLTTIVVNPRDRAMVDEYRNVRLFLGA from the coding sequence ATGAGCTATATTGTCGGCGTCGACATCGGCGGCACCTTTACCGATTGCGTGGTCCTGGACAAGAAGGGTAACGTCACGCTCGGCAAGGCTCTCTCGACACCGGAGGATTTTGCTGCCGGAGCTCTGCACGCCCTCGCCGACGCGGCGCGCAACATCGGACTGTCCGGCGAGGCGGATCTGCTGAACGATACCCGGCTGTTTTTTCACGCGTGCACGGTCGCCGACAACTCGCTGATCACTCGAAGCGGCCCTAAGACAGGCCTGCTGACCACCCTCGGTTTCGGAGACACCCTGCTGATCATGCGCGGCCGCACGACCGAGGGGCTCACGGAGAGTGAGGCCTTTCGCGCATCCGGACAGAGCAAGCCGGAGCCGATCATCCCACGCTCGCTGATCGAGGAAGTAGCCGAGCGCGTCGACTACAAGGGATCGGTTCTCGTCCGGCTGGAAAAGGAGGAGATCGTCCGGGCGGTCGATGCGCTCCTCGGGAAGGGTGTGGAGTCCGTGGCGATCGCCTTGCTCTGGTCTCTCGCCAACGACGCGCACGAACGCGCTTTGGCGGACTACCTGAAAACCCGCTGTCCGTCGATTTACCTCAGCCTTTCCAGCGAGGTCGCGCCTTATCTGGGAGAATACGAACGTACCGCAACCACCGCCTTCAACGCCTACGTCGGCCCGAGGATCGCGGCTTACTTGCGACGGCTGACTGAACTTCTCCGATCGAAAGGCCTCCGCCGGGATCCGCTGGTTATGCAGGCCTACGGCGGAGCTCTCGATATCGACGATACTTGCAGAAGTGCCGCGGGAACCATCGAGTCGGGTCCCGCCGCCGGGATTATCGCCAGCAGGTTCCTCGGCGAGACCATGGGGATCGAGAACATCCTGACCACCGACATGGGCGGCACGACCTTCAAGGTCGGCGTCGTTCGCGGGGGCCGGGTGGAGAAGGAAAACAAGCCGGTTTTGATGCGTTATCAGCTCTGTCTCCCCAAGATCTGGGTCGAATCCATCGGCGCGGGGGGCGGCAGCATCGTGTGGATCGACTCGGAAACCGGTCTCCTGAAAGTCGGCCCCCACGGTGCGGGATCGCGTCCCGGGCCGATCTGTTACGGTCTCGGCGGCACCGAGGTAACGGTTTCCGACGCCGATCTGATTCTGGGTTATCTGAACGAGGAGTGCTTTCTCGGCGGTCGAATGAGGCTCGATCGACAAAGAACATTAGCGGCGTTTGAGGCGAAGATCGCCGCCCCGATGAAGATGACGGTCCCCGAGGCTGCGAGCGGGATTTTCCGCATCACTAACGCCCACATGAGCGATTCTATTCGGCGGGCGACCGTCGAGCGCGGCTATGATCCCCGCGAATTTACGCTGTTCGCTTTCGGCGGTGCCGCTCCTGTGCACGCAGGGCGTTACGCCGCCGAACTCGGCATCCCCGAAGTCGTGATCCCGCTGACCGCCTCGGTGCACAGCGCAGCGGGGCTGGTGAGCTCGGACGTGGTTTACGAATTCGGCCGGTCCGAGCGCCTGGCGGTGCCCGCAGCGCTCTCTCGGGTGCGCGAGCAGTTTGCGCTCTTGACCCGCAAAGCCTCGGAGAGCCTGAAAGGCGCGGGCTTCGAGGGCTCCGATATCGCCGTCGCCCGCAGCCTCGATATGCGTTATCGCCAGCAGGTTCACGAACTCACGATTCCTCTGGCGCCCGGAACCGCGGAGATCTCCGAGGCCGAGCTCGAGGAGGTTTACGAACGCTTCGACCGGGTTTACGAGCGGACCTACGGTCCCGGCTCGGGCTATCGGGAAGCGGGCAAGGAGATCATGGCCTTTCGCGTGGTTGCCACGGGCAGGCTTCCCAGGCCACGCCTGCGGAAATATCCTCTTCGAGCGAGTCGGGCGGGTGCCGCGTTGAAAGGGCAGCGACAGGCCTATTTCGAGGAAGCGGGCGATTTCGTCTCGACGAAAATTTACGACTACGACCGGCTTTCCCCGGGAGACGAAATCGAGGGGCCGGCGGTCGTCGAAACGCCGCTCACCACCATCGTGGTCAACCCACGCGATCGCGCGATGGTCGACGAGTATCGTAACGTGAGGTTGTTCCTGGGAGCCTGA
- a CDS encoding nitrilase-related carbon-nitrogen hydrolase, whose amino-acid sequence MYPYDVALIQSNCHVVRRRDERDELIKRNLKRIGELVGFASNRVGEIKLAVTGEYSLFGQFRPRSLEEWIDMTLPIPNFATDLLAEICVRMKLYMTGHFLERHPEFPGRYFNTTVIVDPAGKIVLAYRKHNGPNNLNTSYTGPGDIYERFVEVFGEDALFPVVDTPIGRLGVLVCGDIQYPEVARALALKGAEILIHPTAEIYRRSHAGWEAMRVARAAENKAYLLSCTTAAFLGTDRPEFGYRGRSQIISPDGDMLAIVEGPGEAVISASVDIDRLRWRKTRVAASGHNYNPTVLCRADLYAREYRKALSWPTGVFQDKPLSSTKDCQDIAEQIIARQVAAGRLRRPSDAGGSPA is encoded by the coding sequence ATGTATCCCTACGATGTCGCCTTGATTCAGAGCAACTGTCACGTCGTGCGGCGGCGCGACGAGCGCGACGAGTTGATCAAGAGGAACTTGAAGCGGATCGGCGAGCTGGTCGGCTTCGCCAGCAACCGGGTCGGCGAGATCAAGCTCGCGGTCACCGGCGAATATTCGCTCTTCGGCCAATTCCGGCCTCGCTCCCTCGAAGAATGGATCGACATGACGCTGCCGATCCCCAACTTCGCCACGGACCTGCTCGCGGAGATCTGCGTCAGAATGAAGCTCTACATGACGGGACACTTCCTCGAGCGCCATCCCGAGTTTCCCGGGCGCTATTTCAACACCACGGTCATCGTCGACCCCGCCGGCAAGATCGTCCTCGCCTACCGCAAGCACAACGGCCCGAACAACCTGAACACCTCCTACACGGGGCCCGGAGACATCTACGAGCGCTTTGTCGAGGTGTTCGGCGAGGACGCGCTCTTTCCGGTGGTCGATACGCCGATCGGCCGTCTCGGCGTGCTCGTTTGCGGCGACATTCAGTACCCGGAGGTCGCCCGGGCGCTGGCCCTCAAAGGCGCGGAGATCCTGATCCATCCGACCGCCGAGATCTACCGACGCTCGCACGCCGGCTGGGAAGCGATGCGCGTGGCGCGCGCCGCCGAAAACAAGGCTTACCTCCTGTCGTGCACCACCGCGGCGTTCCTGGGCACCGACCGGCCGGAGTTCGGCTACCGCGGGCGTTCCCAGATCATCTCCCCCGACGGCGACATGCTCGCAATCGTGGAGGGGCCCGGCGAGGCGGTGATCTCCGCATCGGTCGACATCGACCGGCTGCGCTGGCGCAAGACGCGCGTCGCCGCCAGCGGCCACAACTACAACCCGACCGTGCTCTGCCGCGCCGACCTGTACGCGCGCGAGTACCGCAAGGCTCTGTCGTGGCCGACCGGCGTCTTCCAGGACAAGCCGCTCTCTTCCACGAAGGACTGCCAGGACATCGCGGAGCAAATCATCGCCCGGCAGGTCGCCGCCGGCCGGTTGCGCCGGCCGAGCGACGCGGGCGGCTCGCCGGCCTAG
- a CDS encoding FxsA family protein gives MVKWLFFLFSIVPVLELYVLIKIGGFLGALNTVILLVAAAFLGALLVRLEGARTFRRMMDSLSQGTVPAGELVDGLLIFAAGVLLITPGVFTDLLALVFLVPVTRAWVKRWLRRKLERMIASGRARLYFHGGS, from the coding sequence ATGGTCAAGTGGCTGTTTTTCCTTTTCAGCATCGTCCCCGTCCTCGAGCTTTATGTGCTCATAAAGATCGGCGGCTTTCTCGGCGCGCTCAATACCGTGATCCTGCTGGTTGCTGCGGCATTTCTGGGGGCACTGCTGGTCCGTCTCGAAGGGGCCAGAACCTTCCGGCGGATGATGGACAGTCTGTCGCAAGGGACCGTCCCCGCCGGGGAGCTGGTCGACGGGCTGCTCATTTTCGCGGCCGGCGTTCTGCTGATCACGCCGGGCGTCTTTACCGATCTTCTGGCGTTGGTATTTTTGGTCCCTGTGACGCGCGCGTGGGTGAAGCGCTGGTTGCGACGAAAGCTCGAGCGGATGATCGCTTCCGGACGAGCGCGGCTCTACTTCCACGGAGGCTCCTAG
- a CDS encoding DUF72 domain-containing protein, producing the protein MRTADAMRVGCCGFPVARRKYYATFAAVEIQQTFYQPPRPETAAKWRAEAPAGFEFAIKAWQLITHEPTSPTYRRLKIEIPVTRASRYGSFKPTDEVREAWEVTRRFARELGALLVLFQCPASFTPSAGNKKNMRRFFAAVERGNLTLVWEPRGEWSADEIRGLCEELDLVHCVDPLQRPAVWGRLRYYRLHGPAGYNSRYEPPQLQRLLGMCARKTYVFFNNRYMFEDARAFLRLLRRTAPSRP; encoded by the coding sequence ATGAGAACCGCCGATGCGATGCGCGTGGGGTGTTGCGGCTTTCCGGTCGCACGCCGCAAGTACTACGCCACCTTTGCGGCTGTCGAGATCCAGCAGACCTTCTATCAGCCGCCGCGACCCGAGACCGCGGCGAAATGGCGTGCCGAGGCGCCGGCGGGATTCGAGTTCGCGATCAAGGCGTGGCAGCTGATCACGCACGAGCCGACCAGTCCGACATACCGCAGGCTCAAGATCGAGATCCCCGTGACCAGAGCGTCCCGGTACGGGTCGTTCAAGCCCACCGACGAGGTCAGGGAGGCATGGGAGGTCACCCGCCGGTTCGCGCGCGAGCTGGGGGCCCTCCTCGTCCTGTTTCAGTGCCCGGCGAGCTTCACGCCGAGCGCGGGGAACAAGAAAAACATGCGAAGATTCTTCGCCGCGGTGGAACGCGGGAATCTCACCTTGGTCTGGGAGCCTCGCGGCGAGTGGAGCGCCGACGAGATCCGCGGCCTGTGCGAGGAGCTCGACCTCGTCCACTGCGTCGACCCTCTGCAACGACCGGCCGTGTGGGGCCGCCTGCGCTACTACCGGCTCCACGGCCCCGCAGGCTACAACAGTCGCTACGAGCCGCCGCAGCTGCAGCGGCTGCTCGGAATGTGCGCGCGGAAAACCTACGTCTTTTTCAACAACCGCTACATGTTCGAGGACGCCCGTGCTTTTCTCCGCCTGCTCCGCCGGACGGCGCCTTCACGCCCCTGA
- a CDS encoding transketolase C-terminal domain-containing protein has protein sequence MTARKAKRTRWLLALLAVWQCAAVYAQEKSKGGADLLAQLYADARKEGTVIIWGPTDAIIYQRAQERLNKQYPGIRIEHFESIPEPLVQRVIAETQAGKPPAVDVIQSGSLRALRPLIDRDMLVAYPGWERSFGLDAVYANQRFVGAYNHIAMPASAGEAYWAFREALSRPTPTLFFEDRSLHSRADEVQEHSPGLRARIARAGERLTIVAAGRAAALAEDAANELAKDGWRDRVEVVSLGFVKPIDREAVLESARKTGRVLIVQDEPPWSGYAPFVRCLLDRLPAGALAAPPRLICGADQFLPFWDERPFLPSLEAVVAAARELAR, from the coding sequence ATGACAGCTCGCAAGGCAAAACGCACGCGATGGCTCCTGGCTCTTCTGGCGGTCTGGCAGTGCGCAGCGGTTTACGCGCAGGAGAAAAGCAAAGGCGGAGCGGATCTCCTCGCCCAGCTCTACGCGGACGCCAGGAAAGAAGGGACGGTGATTATCTGGGGACCCACGGACGCGATCATTTACCAGCGCGCCCAGGAGCGGCTGAACAAGCAATACCCGGGGATCAGGATCGAGCACTTCGAAAGCATCCCCGAGCCGCTGGTGCAGCGTGTCATCGCGGAAACTCAAGCCGGCAAGCCCCCCGCGGTGGACGTCATCCAGTCCGGCTCGTTACGCGCGCTGCGCCCGTTGATCGACCGCGATATGCTGGTGGCCTACCCGGGATGGGAAAGAAGCTTCGGGCTGGACGCGGTTTACGCGAACCAGCGCTTCGTCGGCGCGTACAATCATATCGCCATGCCCGCTTCGGCCGGCGAGGCTTACTGGGCTTTTCGCGAGGCCCTGTCTCGGCCGACGCCCACGCTGTTTTTCGAAGACCGCTCACTGCACTCGCGGGCCGACGAAGTACAGGAGCACAGCCCGGGTCTGCGGGCGCGGATCGCGCGCGCAGGCGAACGGCTGACGATCGTCGCCGCCGGGCGTGCCGCAGCGCTCGCCGAAGACGCCGCGAACGAGCTGGCGAAGGACGGCTGGCGTGACCGTGTGGAGGTGGTCAGCCTGGGCTTCGTCAAACCGATCGATCGCGAAGCAGTTCTCGAGTCGGCACGCAAGACCGGCAGGGTGTTGATCGTTCAGGACGAGCCGCCGTGGTCCGGGTACGCGCCCTTCGTACGCTGTCTGCTCGACCGGTTGCCGGCGGGGGCTCTGGCTGCGCCGCCACGTTTGATTTGTGGCGCCGACCAGTTCCTGCCGTTCTGGGACGAGCGGCCCTTTCTCCCTTCGCTCGAAGCGGTGGTCGCCGCTGCGCGGGAGCTGGCACGCTGA
- a CDS encoding cobalamin-binding protein — protein MRICSLLPGATEIAFALGLGDEIVGVTHECDYPPQARQKTVVVKPALDAAASSGAIDRAVRERVRSGGPLYILDRTRLRRVRPDLILTQSLCDVCALDYNDVVAASQSLEPRPRVVGLAPRLLADVFDDIRRVGSAADRSAEADALVRRLARRVAEVEARTRSARRPRVACLEWLDPLFSAGHWVPEMVELAGGRNGLAEKGEPSRRVGWRSVVEFQPEVLILMPCGFDVERTLAEARPLSRKPGWKELPAVAEGRVFAVDGGAYFSRPGPRLVDGLEILAAIMHPDRFSCKIPPEAARKVS, from the coding sequence ATGCGCATCTGTTCTCTGCTGCCCGGTGCCACCGAGATCGCTTTCGCGTTGGGGCTCGGAGACGAGATCGTCGGGGTCACCCACGAGTGTGACTATCCGCCGCAAGCGCGGCAGAAGACCGTGGTCGTAAAGCCGGCGCTCGATGCGGCCGCAAGCAGCGGCGCGATCGACCGCGCGGTGAGGGAGCGCGTGCGCTCCGGCGGTCCTCTCTACATCCTGGACCGCACGCGCCTGCGGCGGGTCCGGCCCGACCTCATCCTCACGCAGTCGCTTTGCGACGTGTGCGCGCTGGATTATAACGACGTCGTCGCGGCCAGCCAATCGCTGGAGCCGCGGCCGCGCGTCGTCGGCCTCGCGCCGCGCCTTCTCGCCGACGTCTTCGACGATATCCGCCGCGTCGGCTCAGCCGCAGACCGGTCGGCCGAGGCCGACGCGCTGGTCCGGCGACTGGCGCGAAGGGTCGCGGAGGTCGAAGCCAGGACAAGATCGGCCCGGCGGCCGCGGGTGGCCTGCCTTGAGTGGCTCGATCCTCTTTTCAGCGCGGGTCACTGGGTGCCCGAGATGGTAGAGCTGGCGGGCGGTCGAAACGGCCTGGCGGAGAAAGGCGAGCCGTCGCGCCGGGTCGGGTGGCGCTCGGTCGTCGAGTTTCAGCCCGAAGTGCTGATTCTCATGCCGTGCGGCTTCGACGTCGAGCGCACGCTCGCGGAAGCGCGGCCGCTCAGTCGAAAGCCGGGCTGGAAGGAGCTTCCCGCGGTCGCGGAAGGCCGCGTTTTCGCCGTCGACGGCGGCGCCTACTTCAGCCGCCCTGGACCGCGGCTGGTCGACGGCCTGGAGATTCTGGCGGCCATCATGCATCCGGACCGGTTTTCCTGCAAGATTCCGCCGGAGGCGGCGCGCAAGGTCAGCTGA
- a CDS encoding ABC transporter substrate-binding protein, whose amino-acid sequence MKKALAALPLLALALGGAFAPGRAQTLKAGITSKTLFYLPFYVGQKKGFYSAEGLQVELILIGRSDVQLQAMVAGELHFANFNPDGIIIFNEKGGNLKVIAGTVNAAPYVLIGGKAFKKIDDLRGARIGVSGLRGGATSILLSYLKSKGLQHPRDFSLAVVSGGTAARLSALETGAIAAAVLGIPYSDIAVDQGFNRLGDTVEAIPTYQFNAVNVDPAWAERNRGAVVRFLKAHVRSLRWIHDQPAQAAEFFTQEMGVKPPYARRGVDYFTRNNIFPRDGSVTLDGLKVNIEVQARDGVLKEPLPPPEKYVDPGYLRQALKELGS is encoded by the coding sequence ATGAAAAAAGCTCTTGCCGCGTTGCCGCTGCTCGCGCTCGCGCTCGGCGGCGCTTTCGCGCCGGGGAGGGCGCAAACCCTCAAGGCCGGAATCACCTCGAAGACCCTCTTTTATCTCCCGTTTTACGTCGGCCAGAAGAAGGGGTTCTACAGTGCCGAGGGGCTTCAGGTGGAGCTGATCCTCATCGGCCGGAGCGACGTGCAGCTTCAGGCGATGGTCGCGGGCGAGCTCCATTTCGCCAACTTCAACCCGGACGGAATCATCATCTTCAACGAGAAGGGCGGAAACCTCAAAGTCATCGCCGGCACGGTCAACGCGGCTCCGTACGTTCTGATCGGCGGCAAGGCGTTCAAGAAAATCGACGATTTGCGGGGCGCCCGGATCGGCGTGTCCGGCCTGAGAGGAGGAGCGACGTCGATCCTGCTCTCCTATCTGAAGAGCAAGGGGCTGCAGCACCCGCGGGATTTCTCGCTGGCGGTGGTTTCCGGGGGGACGGCGGCGCGGCTGAGCGCGCTGGAAACCGGCGCGATCGCGGCCGCGGTCCTCGGAATCCCCTACTCGGACATCGCCGTCGACCAGGGCTTCAACCGCCTGGGAGACACGGTCGAGGCGATCCCGACCTACCAGTTCAACGCGGTGAACGTCGATCCCGCCTGGGCGGAAAGGAACCGGGGCGCGGTCGTGAGGTTCCTGAAAGCCCACGTCCGCAGCCTGCGCTGGATCCACGACCAGCCCGCTCAGGCTGCGGAGTTTTTCACGCAGGAAATGGGAGTCAAGCCGCCTTACGCCCGGCGGGGAGTGGATTACTTCACCAGGAACAACATCTTCCCGAGGGACGGATCGGTGACGCTCGACGGGCTGAAGGTCAACATCGAGGTCCAGGCTCGCGACGGGGTGCTGAAGGAGCCGCTGCCGCCGCCGGAGAAATACGTCGACCCCGGCTATCTGCGGCAAGCGCTCAAGGAGCTGGGCTCCTAG
- the pdxH gene encoding pyridoxamine 5'-phosphate oxidase, giving the protein MTSTNNDPIHRFRELLSSAERLGIPLYNAAAFATTGNDGQPAVRMLLLKEVDERGFVFYTNLQSRKGRQLAENPRAAACFWWERLKRQVRIEGTAEILSDREADEYFATRPRGSQLGAWASQQSAMLASRDELLAAFAAWTEKFKGQPVPRPPYWSGYRLVPERIEFWKEQPDRLHERELYTREGGVWKMVLLAP; this is encoded by the coding sequence TTGACCTCAACGAACAACGATCCGATACACCGGTTCAGGGAGTTGCTGTCCAGCGCCGAGCGTCTCGGCATTCCGCTCTACAACGCGGCGGCGTTCGCAACCACGGGAAACGACGGCCAGCCTGCCGTGCGCATGCTTCTGCTCAAAGAAGTGGACGAGCGGGGCTTCGTGTTCTACACGAATCTCCAAAGCCGCAAGGGGCGCCAGCTCGCGGAGAACCCGCGGGCGGCGGCCTGCTTCTGGTGGGAGCGGCTCAAGCGGCAGGTCCGGATCGAGGGAACGGCCGAGATTCTGAGCGATCGCGAGGCCGACGAATATTTCGCCACTCGCCCGCGGGGAAGCCAGCTCGGCGCGTGGGCGTCGCAGCAGAGCGCGATGCTTGCTTCCCGTGACGAGCTTCTCGCCGCGTTCGCGGCCTGGACGGAGAAATTCAAGGGGCAGCCGGTGCCGCGGCCGCCGTACTGGTCCGGCTACCGGCTGGTGCCGGAGCGCATCGAGTTCTGGAAAGAACAACCCGACCGCCTGCACGAGCGCGAGCTTTACACTCGCGAGGGCGGGGTCTGGAAAATGGTTCTGCTGGCGCCGTAG
- a CDS encoding CBS domain-containing protein: MSVERICSKAVVTISPIATILEAAKLMHSKHVGCLVVVDESRPVGILTDRDIVLKVIAKEKNPGTTTVGQVMTPNPTMINVNYDVLDAVRLMRSRGVRRLPVVDERRRLLGIVTMDDVLRAFGAEVGDLAGAVQKEFGLEAKAAAAS, encoded by the coding sequence ATGAGCGTGGAACGGATATGCAGCAAGGCCGTGGTGACGATCTCGCCGATCGCGACGATCCTGGAGGCGGCGAAGCTGATGCATTCGAAGCACGTCGGCTGTCTCGTCGTCGTCGACGAGTCCCGCCCGGTGGGAATCCTGACGGACAGGGATATCGTTCTCAAGGTCATTGCCAAAGAGAAAAATCCGGGAACGACCACGGTCGGGCAGGTCATGACTCCCAATCCCACCATGATCAACGTCAATTACGATGTGCTGGACGCTGTGCGTCTCATGCGCAGCCGGGGCGTTCGCCGGCTGCCCGTCGTGGACGAGCGGCGGCGCCTTCTCGGCATCGTGACCATGGACGACGTGCTGAGGGCGTTCGGCGCCGAGGTCGGAGATCTGGCCGGGGCGGTCCAGAAGGAGTTCGGTTTGGAGGCCAAGGCCGCCGCTGCGAGCTGA
- a CDS encoding ABC transporter substrate-binding protein translates to MTTNRTLGFFLAACMAIFWIRPASAQPVKVAIGYSGISADQLVIWVAKETGIFARNNLDAQPIYFTGGTMSVTAMLSGDTPLIQASGPGIVSAGLAGGDPVYVVGGITTLDYWLVTQPNIKTPERLKGGTIAVARFGGAADFVARYALARLGLNPAKDVTIIQTGSTPERLAALETKRVSGSTLVPPASFIAQRKGFHVLADVAALGLAYQHQGGVTTRRFLRENPAVVRNFVKSYIEAVHRLKTDRATGMKIAAKYLRLEDPELLRRTYESSIEESKLPRKQYPTVEGLKIIIEQLARTNPKAKTARPEDFIDARFVEEFDKSGYIDSLYAKKK, encoded by the coding sequence ATGACTACGAACCGGACACTCGGCTTCTTTTTGGCCGCATGCATGGCGATTTTCTGGATCCGCCCCGCGAGCGCGCAGCCGGTCAAGGTCGCCATCGGCTACAGCGGCATCAGCGCCGACCAGCTGGTAATCTGGGTCGCCAAGGAGACCGGCATTTTCGCGCGCAACAACCTCGACGCTCAGCCGATTTACTTCACCGGCGGCACCATGTCCGTGACCGCGATGCTCTCCGGCGACACCCCCCTGATCCAGGCGTCTGGACCGGGCATCGTGAGCGCCGGCCTCGCGGGAGGCGACCCCGTGTACGTAGTGGGCGGCATCACGACCCTCGACTACTGGCTCGTGACGCAGCCGAACATCAAGACGCCCGAGCGGCTAAAGGGCGGAACAATTGCGGTGGCGCGCTTCGGCGGGGCCGCCGACTTCGTCGCCCGTTACGCCCTCGCGCGCCTCGGGCTCAACCCGGCCAAGGACGTCACCATCATACAGACGGGCAGCACGCCCGAACGGCTGGCTGCGCTCGAAACCAAACGCGTCAGCGGCAGCACGCTCGTGCCGCCGGCGAGCTTCATCGCCCAGAGAAAAGGTTTTCACGTCCTCGCGGACGTCGCCGCTCTCGGCCTCGCCTACCAGCATCAGGGCGGCGTCACGACGCGACGCTTCCTGCGCGAGAACCCTGCGGTGGTGCGAAACTTCGTGAAGTCCTACATCGAGGCGGTGCACCGGCTGAAGACCGATCGGGCCACCGGGATGAAAATCGCCGCCAAGTATCTCCGCCTCGAGGACCCGGAACTGCTGCGCCGGACTTACGAAAGCTCGATCGAGGAGAGCAAGCTTCCCCGGAAGCAATATCCGACCGTCGAAGGCTTGAAGATCATCATCGAGCAGCTCGCCCGGACCAACCCGAAAGCGAAAACCGCCCGACCCGAGGATTTCATCGACGCGCGTTTCGTCGAGGAGTTCGACAAGAGCGGCTACATCGACAGCCTCTACGCCAAGAAGAAGTAG